Proteins found in one Erythrobacter sp. KY5 genomic segment:
- a CDS encoding LapA family protein has product MQIVRTILWVLLAIFIVVFVMLNYGEPQRVRIWLSEDPVGFDWPVGIIALVFWLLGVIPTWLYHRSVKWSLGRRIRSLENSIKSNALSQRHQPDATVDKPADIPAEPGDTFAPTQSSAQKDDTAE; this is encoded by the coding sequence GTGCAGATCGTGCGTACAATTCTGTGGGTCTTGCTGGCGATATTCATCGTCGTCTTCGTTATGCTCAATTACGGAGAGCCGCAGCGCGTTCGGATCTGGCTGTCGGAAGACCCGGTTGGGTTCGACTGGCCTGTGGGTATCATCGCCCTCGTATTCTGGTTGCTCGGAGTTATCCCCACCTGGCTCTATCATCGCAGCGTCAAATGGAGCCTTGGCCGCCGCATCCGCAGCCTAGAAAACTCCATCAAATCCAACGCTTTGTCGCAGCGTCACCAGCCCGATGCGACCGTGGACAAGCCTGCGGATATCCCGGCAGAGCCTGGGGATACATTCGCCCCCACCCAAAGTTCAGCTCAGAAAGACGACACAGCCGAATGA
- the purB gene encoding adenylosuccinate lyase, translating into MVPRYSRPDMSALWEPEAKYRIWFEIEAHATQKLGEMGVVPESAGKALWDWWATNPKIDVEAIDAIEAVTKHDVIAFLTWVAEQVGDEARFMHQGMTSSDVLDTTLAVQLARASDILLADLDALLAAIKNRAEEHKYTPTIGRSHGIHAEPVTFGLKLAQAYAEFDRCKKRLIAAREEIATCAISGAVGTFANIDPEAEAYVAEQLGLSVEPVSTQVIPRDRHAMYFSTLAVIAGSIERLAVEVRHLQRTEVLEAEEYFSKGQKGSSAMPHKRNPILTENLTGQARMIRAYALPALENVALWHERDISHSSVERFIGPDATITLDFALARLTGVVEKLLVYPERMQANLDSMGGLVHSQRVLLALTQAGVSREDAYRLVQRNAMKVWESSGALSLLELLKADDEVTAALSNEELEEKFDLEYHFKHVDTIFARVFG; encoded by the coding sequence ATGGTCCCCCGCTATTCCCGCCCCGACATGTCCGCCCTGTGGGAACCGGAAGCCAAGTATCGCATCTGGTTCGAGATCGAGGCGCATGCGACGCAAAAATTGGGTGAGATGGGTGTCGTACCGGAAAGCGCGGGCAAGGCGCTGTGGGACTGGTGGGCGACCAATCCCAAGATCGACGTAGAAGCCATCGATGCGATCGAGGCTGTGACCAAACATGACGTGATCGCGTTTCTCACCTGGGTGGCAGAGCAGGTGGGCGATGAGGCCCGCTTCATGCACCAGGGCATGACGTCCTCGGATGTGCTCGACACGACGCTGGCGGTTCAGCTGGCACGCGCTTCGGACATTCTTCTGGCCGACCTCGATGCGCTGCTGGCGGCGATCAAGAACCGTGCTGAAGAGCACAAATACACCCCCACCATAGGCCGCAGCCACGGCATTCACGCAGAGCCAGTGACCTTCGGGCTAAAGCTCGCGCAGGCCTATGCCGAGTTCGACCGGTGCAAAAAGCGCCTGATCGCTGCGCGCGAAGAAATCGCGACCTGCGCGATCTCGGGCGCGGTGGGCACTTTCGCCAATATCGACCCCGAAGCCGAAGCCTATGTTGCTGAGCAACTGGGTCTCAGCGTCGAGCCTGTCTCCACGCAGGTCATCCCGCGCGACCGCCATGCGATGTATTTTTCAACGCTCGCAGTCATCGCGGGCAGCATCGAACGGCTTGCAGTCGAAGTGCGCCATTTGCAGCGCACCGAAGTGCTAGAGGCAGAAGAATACTTCTCCAAAGGCCAGAAGGGTTCGAGCGCGATGCCGCACAAGCGTAACCCGATCCTCACCGAAAACCTAACCGGTCAAGCGCGCATGATCCGCGCCTATGCCCTGCCCGCGCTCGAAAACGTGGCGCTGTGGCACGAACGCGACATTTCGCATTCCTCGGTCGAGCGTTTTATTGGACCCGATGCGACGATCACGCTGGACTTCGCGCTCGCGCGTTTGACCGGGGTGGTCGAAAAGCTGCTCGTCTATCCCGAGCGCATGCAGGCCAATCTCGATTCGATGGGCGGGCTTGTCCATTCCCAGCGTGTGCTGCTTGCGCTCACGCAGGCTGGCGTCAGCCGCGAGGACGCCTACCGCCTCGTTCAGCGCAACGCGATGAAAGTGTGGGAATCGTCGGGCGCGCTGTCGCTTCTCGAACTGCTGAAAGCTGACGATGAAGTGACCGCAGCACTGTCCAACGAAGAGCTCGAAGAAAAGTTCGACCTCGAATACCACTTCAAGCATGTGGACACGATTTTCGCTCGCGTCTTCGGGTAA
- a CDS encoding phosphoribosylanthranilate isomerase, which yields MTIEIKICGISTAEAVLAAAHAGASHLGFNFYPPSPRFVSPDRAAELAAITPASVKKVGVFVNAEDAFLAEAVTKSALDTIQLHGKEAPDRVAEVKARFGLPVWKVLSVETANDIDAASAYAEVADLILFDTKTPKGALPGGMGMGFDWSLLDGFDKSVTWGLAGGLTPENVADAIRATGAPLVDTASGVEAAPGVKDVDRIAAFCKAALDHD from the coding sequence ATGACGATTGAGATCAAGATCTGCGGTATTTCGACAGCCGAGGCCGTTCTTGCCGCCGCACATGCAGGGGCGAGCCATCTGGGGTTCAACTTCTACCCGCCCTCACCGCGCTTTGTGTCGCCGGACCGCGCAGCTGAACTTGCTGCGATCACGCCTGCAAGCGTGAAGAAGGTCGGTGTGTTCGTGAATGCCGAGGATGCGTTTCTGGCCGAAGCCGTCACAAAAAGCGCACTCGATACGATCCAGCTTCACGGCAAGGAAGCGCCGGACCGCGTTGCCGAGGTGAAAGCGCGCTTTGGCCTGCCGGTCTGGAAAGTGCTGAGCGTCGAAACCGCCAACGATATCGATGCAGCAAGCGCCTATGCCGAAGTCGCTGACCTTATCCTGTTCGATACCAAGACGCCCAAGGGCGCGCTGCCCGGAGGGATGGGAATGGGGTTCGACTGGTCCCTGCTCGATGGCTTCGACAAGTCTGTAACATGGGGGCTAGCAGGTGGTCTGACACCGGAGAATGTCGCCGATGCCATCCGCGCGACCGGAGCCCCCCTTGTGGACACCGCATCGGGCGTCGAAGCTGCTCCCGGCGTCAAGGACGTGGACAGAATCGCCGCCTTCTGCAAAGCCGCGCTCGACCATGACTGA
- a CDS encoding FAD-dependent oxidoreductase — protein MTNASPDSVPTSAAPVADADKLQEERFPPFLRVTVRRWTKWYLEGTETFWPFSDLAVRFFIGMWFLRSGLVKAADWDTALYLAANEYPVTWMSPANAAMTGLAIELIGPILFIAGFFTRPAALAMAALTVISQAVYIPTTTNLIVSAMLIWYVFHGPGALSMDRVLASGMKASALPLARPTVNAWELSREHIAPKVMAAIRVWFGVTLLVAAGIFEPPVAVQTWLPISIFSGFPAWLSILWAAFFFTGFGAVIVSYALFFLIAFFMIAGAHPNITLFPFLFLAIYEAKGAGWLSVDRAILKWLEKNILFDRDYSEIPDRWPHVVVVGAGFGGLAAVERLKRLPVRITLIDKRNYHLFQPLLYQIATATLNPADIATPIRSLFRSDGNVRVIKGEVKGVDNVSRTITYRTSETDHEQQLIFDKLVLATGATHSYFGRDEWGPFAPGLKTIEDGVAVRASILNAFEEAEASGDPERIKRLLTFVIVGAGPTGVELAGAIAELARVSVEREFRTCDPSSAQVILVQSGDRVLPAFPEELSAEAMASLEKLGVEVRLGGRVTEIAERHVRIGEDTLIETETVLWAAGVEASPAAQWLDAKADRAGRIEVNHNLRVLDQHGSAIDDVFAIGDTAGSMAWDGKPVPGLAPAAKQAGVHVSKVIEAELLGKPCPGPFAYKHQGSLATIGRKSAVADFGLFKLSGALAWWLWGLVHVGFLTGARNRVTVTVNWAWSFFAKHSGVRLITEKQV, from the coding sequence ATGACCAATGCATCGCCTGACAGCGTGCCGACGTCTGCTGCGCCGGTGGCTGATGCAGACAAGCTTCAGGAGGAGCGCTTTCCGCCGTTCCTGAGGGTGACGGTGCGCCGCTGGACCAAATGGTATCTTGAGGGCACGGAAACCTTCTGGCCGTTCAGCGATTTGGCCGTGCGATTCTTCATCGGCATGTGGTTCCTGCGTTCCGGTCTCGTCAAAGCTGCCGACTGGGACACCGCGCTTTATCTCGCGGCGAATGAATATCCCGTCACATGGATGAGCCCGGCGAATGCGGCCATGACGGGGCTGGCGATCGAATTGATCGGGCCGATCCTGTTTATCGCGGGCTTCTTCACCCGACCAGCTGCTCTCGCGATGGCGGCGCTGACTGTGATCAGCCAGGCCGTATATATCCCGACCACAACCAACCTCATCGTGAGCGCCATGCTGATCTGGTACGTGTTTCACGGACCGGGCGCGCTTTCTATGGACCGCGTGCTTGCATCAGGCATGAAAGCGAGCGCGCTTCCTCTTGCCCGGCCAACGGTCAATGCGTGGGAGTTATCACGCGAACACATCGCGCCAAAAGTGATGGCCGCGATCCGGGTCTGGTTCGGTGTGACCTTGCTGGTGGCCGCAGGCATTTTCGAACCTCCGGTCGCCGTGCAAACCTGGTTGCCGATCAGCATCTTCTCCGGCTTCCCTGCGTGGCTTTCGATCCTTTGGGCAGCGTTCTTCTTCACCGGGTTTGGAGCGGTGATCGTATCCTACGCGCTGTTCTTCCTGATCGCGTTTTTCATGATTGCGGGCGCGCATCCCAACATAACTCTGTTCCCGTTTCTCTTCCTCGCGATTTACGAGGCTAAGGGGGCAGGGTGGCTATCGGTTGACCGCGCTATCCTGAAATGGCTCGAAAAGAACATCCTGTTCGACCGCGACTATTCCGAGATACCCGACCGCTGGCCGCATGTGGTGGTTGTCGGCGCCGGATTTGGCGGTCTGGCAGCTGTCGAACGATTGAAGCGCCTACCGGTGCGCATCACCCTGATCGACAAGCGCAATTACCACCTGTTCCAGCCGCTTCTCTACCAAATAGCCACGGCGACGCTGAACCCGGCTGATATCGCGACGCCTATCCGCAGTCTGTTCCGGTCTGACGGGAATGTGCGCGTGATCAAAGGCGAGGTGAAGGGCGTCGACAATGTATCGCGCACGATCACCTACCGCACGAGCGAGACCGACCACGAGCAGCAACTGATATTCGACAAGCTGGTGCTCGCCACGGGCGCGACACACTCCTATTTCGGACGTGACGAATGGGGCCCGTTTGCACCTGGCCTCAAGACGATCGAAGACGGCGTCGCCGTGCGTGCCTCTATCCTGAACGCCTTTGAAGAAGCAGAAGCGTCGGGCGATCCTGAACGGATCAAGAGGTTGCTCACTTTCGTGATTGTCGGCGCGGGGCCAACCGGGGTCGAACTGGCCGGCGCCATCGCTGAACTCGCCCGCGTCAGTGTTGAGCGCGAGTTTCGCACCTGCGATCCGTCAAGCGCGCAGGTCATCCTAGTCCAGTCGGGCGACCGGGTGTTGCCCGCATTCCCCGAAGAACTCTCAGCCGAAGCGATGGCCTCGCTCGAAAAGCTTGGCGTCGAAGTGCGCCTTGGCGGGCGCGTGACCGAAATTGCGGAGCGCCATGTGCGGATCGGCGAGGACACGCTGATCGAAACCGAGACCGTTCTCTGGGCAGCGGGTGTGGAGGCGTCCCCTGCCGCCCAATGGCTCGACGCCAAGGCCGACAGGGCAGGCCGGATCGAGGTGAACCACAATTTGCGAGTGCTAGATCAGCACGGCTCGGCGATTGATGATGTCTTCGCCATCGGTGACACCGCTGGAAGCATGGCGTGGGATGGCAAGCCCGTTCCCGGTCTGGCACCGGCTGCAAAGCAGGCAGGTGTGCATGTTAGCAAGGTCATCGAGGCCGAATTGCTGGGTAAGCCATGCCCGGGACCCTTCGCTTACAAGCACCAGGGCAGTCTTGCGACCATTGGCCGAAAGTCAGCGGTCGCGGATTTCGGTCTGTTCAAACTGTCGGGCGCTCTTGCGTGGTGGCTGTGGGGCCTTGTCCATGTCGGCTTTCTCACCGGAGCGCGCAACCGCGTCACCGTAACGGTAAACTGGGCGTGGAGCTTCTTTGCCAAGCATTCGGGCGTCAGGCTCATCACCGAAAAGCAGGTCTAG
- a CDS encoding YdbH domain-containing protein codes for MSDAPSPFDSTMERRSLLRGMWPDRWRWRFSLLTVIFVIVFGSAAWIERDRIAANLIDDALEANGIEATYEISEIGPQRQVIKDVVVGDPLSPDLVIEQVNVDVVLTLGTPQIGRVELVRPRLYGAIRDGRLSLGALDPVLYAESDGPPGLPAFDIAIVDGRARIESDFGVIGAKLDGAGRLDGGFEGIIAATAPGIGTENCSVDSLTVYGDVLVDSGRPIFDGPVRLRGLDCEGASMASADIAARVEFSDTFDSFDSNLGIAAADIGYGGDAASALDGKVDLLWRFGGDRQGAMGDFSARHDLVASGVTSAYANIGQLGAEGQLRFTNSMSRGEWSARFTGERAELALDARSAFADLREASEGTFIASLLAKAERGLTNGLRDARLAGDVTVRTNPQGLRVIVPEARLRSADGQTLLALSRVSYSQSDEAGNLLTGNFFTGGADLPQINGRMDRRANGDIAVRMATAEFGSGDDALAVPRLTLLQSAGGAISFNGLVQAEGALPGGKVDGLLVPLEGTYSASAGLAIGRRCTAVAVRGLELYQLSLDERRVTVCPQAGASAMVRYRDALDISIATQALDLSGAIGDSRARLSASSAVLRYPGPFELRGFEAVIGDPDNAVRFAAEQLEGRLGESMGGTFSGASAAMDVVPLDLSQLSGNWSYQDGALLVEDGAFRVSDRVDPANGADPRFEPLMARGASLVLEDNTILADAALRHPESDTLITNVSIRHDLSQGTGRADIDVPGIRFGDALQPDDLSILARGVVAAAQGTIRGDGVITWTPDGIDSSGMFRTDDFDFAAAFGPVQQVSGEIEFTDLLGLTTAPGQVLNIGTVNPGIEALGGQVAYSLTGGTLVTVEEGRWPFMGGTLILRPTKINFGGGEGQSYVFELIALDAATFVTQMELSNIGATGTFDGTIPMFFDADGNGSINGGLLISRPPGGNVSYVGELTYEDLGAIANYAFNSLRSLDYNQMAVELNGDLAGEIVTNFKIDGVRQGEGASRNFITRQLADLPIRFNVNVRSENFYLLATIVRGIFDPTIFDTPAMRESLGIGEFAPIETEPQPSPGPELPAPVEEIIPRRDESTEALLRDESTVQPPESDNLP; via the coding sequence ATGTCCGACGCCCCTTCGCCTTTCGATTCCACAATGGAGCGCCGATCGCTTCTGAGGGGAATGTGGCCTGATCGCTGGCGTTGGCGGTTCAGCTTGCTGACGGTGATCTTTGTCATCGTGTTCGGATCGGCTGCATGGATCGAGCGGGATCGAATAGCCGCGAACCTGATCGACGACGCGCTCGAAGCGAATGGGATCGAGGCGACCTACGAAATCTCGGAGATCGGGCCGCAGCGTCAGGTCATCAAGGATGTGGTTGTGGGCGATCCCTTGTCGCCTGATCTCGTGATCGAACAGGTCAATGTCGACGTCGTGCTGACACTCGGCACACCGCAGATCGGACGGGTCGAATTGGTGCGGCCCAGGCTCTACGGCGCAATCCGTGATGGTCGGTTGAGCCTCGGCGCGCTCGATCCCGTACTCTACGCCGAAAGCGACGGGCCACCGGGGCTTCCCGCGTTCGATATCGCGATTGTCGATGGGCGTGCGCGGATCGAGAGCGACTTTGGCGTCATCGGTGCAAAGCTCGATGGGGCAGGGCGGCTCGACGGCGGGTTCGAAGGGATCATAGCGGCGACCGCGCCTGGAATCGGGACCGAGAACTGCAGCGTTGATAGCCTGACGGTCTATGGCGATGTGCTGGTCGATAGCGGCAGGCCGATCTTCGATGGCCCCGTTCGCCTGCGAGGCCTCGATTGCGAAGGCGCCTCGATGGCGAGCGCGGACATTGCGGCGCGCGTCGAATTCTCAGACACATTCGATTCTTTCGACAGCAATCTGGGCATCGCTGCAGCTGACATCGGATATGGAGGGGACGCGGCGAGCGCTCTGGATGGAAAGGTCGACCTTTTGTGGCGGTTCGGGGGTGACCGACAGGGCGCGATGGGCGATTTCAGCGCGCGCCACGATCTGGTCGCATCAGGCGTCACCAGCGCATACGCCAATATCGGTCAGTTGGGTGCCGAAGGGCAGCTTCGTTTCACCAACAGCATGTCACGCGGCGAATGGAGCGCGCGGTTCACAGGCGAGCGCGCCGAGCTCGCGCTTGATGCAAGGAGCGCCTTTGCTGACCTGCGAGAAGCAAGCGAGGGAACGTTCATCGCCAGCTTGCTTGCCAAGGCTGAGCGCGGCCTTACCAACGGGCTTCGCGACGCACGGCTTGCAGGGGACGTGACGGTTCGCACCAACCCGCAAGGGTTGCGTGTGATTGTCCCCGAAGCACGTTTGAGAAGCGCAGACGGGCAAACGCTGCTCGCCTTGTCGCGGGTAAGCTATTCGCAGTCGGACGAGGCTGGGAACTTGCTGACAGGGAACTTCTTCACCGGCGGGGCGGACCTGCCTCAGATCAACGGCCGGATGGACCGCCGCGCGAATGGTGACATCGCGGTGCGCATGGCGACGGCCGAGTTTGGTTCAGGTGATGATGCGCTCGCTGTGCCGCGGCTGACATTGCTGCAAAGCGCGGGTGGTGCAATCTCGTTTAACGGGCTGGTTCAGGCTGAAGGGGCGCTACCCGGAGGGAAGGTGGATGGGCTGCTTGTACCGTTGGAAGGCACCTATTCTGCGTCCGCTGGTCTTGCGATCGGTCGCCGCTGCACCGCTGTCGCGGTGCGCGGGCTTGAACTGTACCAGCTATCGCTCGACGAACGGCGCGTGACCGTATGCCCGCAGGCGGGAGCCTCGGCGATGGTCAGGTACCGTGATGCGCTCGACATATCGATTGCGACCCAGGCGCTCGATTTGTCAGGTGCAATCGGGGATTCGCGCGCCCGGCTGTCAGCGTCCTCAGCAGTGCTGCGTTATCCGGGGCCCTTTGAGCTCAGGGGATTTGAGGCGGTCATTGGCGACCCGGACAACGCAGTGCGCTTTGCAGCAGAGCAGCTGGAAGGGCGTTTAGGCGAAAGCATGGGCGGCACGTTCAGTGGAGCGAGCGCGGCAATGGACGTGGTCCCGCTGGACCTGTCGCAACTCTCCGGCAACTGGAGCTACCAAGACGGCGCTTTGCTGGTGGAGGATGGCGCTTTCAGGGTGAGCGACAGGGTCGACCCCGCAAACGGCGCAGACCCTCGCTTTGAACCGCTGATGGCGCGCGGCGCATCGCTTGTGCTCGAAGACAATACGATCCTTGCCGACGCCGCCCTGCGCCATCCTGAAAGCGACACGCTCATTACGAACGTCTCGATCCGGCATGACCTTTCGCAAGGGACCGGCAGGGCTGATATCGATGTGCCCGGCATCCGCTTTGGCGACGCCCTCCAGCCTGACGATCTGTCCATTCTCGCGCGCGGTGTCGTGGCGGCAGCGCAAGGCACGATCAGAGGCGATGGCGTGATCACATGGACGCCCGATGGCATCGATTCCTCCGGCATGTTCCGCACGGATGACTTCGATTTCGCCGCAGCATTCGGACCGGTGCAGCAGGTGAGCGGGGAGATTGAGTTCACCGACCTCCTCGGCCTTACGACCGCGCCGGGTCAGGTGCTCAACATCGGAACGGTCAATCCCGGTATCGAGGCCCTTGGTGGGCAGGTCGCCTATTCGCTGACCGGCGGTACCCTTGTCACCGTGGAAGAGGGGCGCTGGCCCTTCATGGGCGGCACGCTGATCCTTCGCCCGACCAAGATCAATTTCGGCGGCGGTGAAGGCCAGAGCTATGTCTTCGAACTCATCGCTCTCGATGCGGCGACCTTCGTCACGCAGATGGAGCTTTCGAACATAGGCGCGACCGGCACATTCGACGGGACGATTCCGATGTTTTTCGATGCCGACGGGAATGGCTCGATCAATGGAGGGCTGTTGATCTCGCGACCACCGGGCGGCAACGTCTCCTATGTCGGCGAACTGACCTACGAAGACCTTGGCGCGATTGCCAATTACGCGTTCAACTCGCTGCGTTCGCTCGATTACAACCAGATGGCAGTCGAACTGAACGGCGACCTTGCCGGCGAGATCGTCACGAACTTCAAGATCGACGGTGTGAGGCAGGGTGAGGGGGCGAGCCGCAACTTCATCACCCGCCAGCTTGCCGACCTGCCGATCCGGTTCAACGTCAATGTACGTTCCGAAAACTTCTACCTGCTCGCCACCATCGTTCGCGGAATTTTCGACCCGACGATCTTCGACACGCCTGCGATGCGCGAGTCTCTGGGAATCGGAGAATTTGCGCCGATCGAGACCGAACCGCAGCCCTCTCCGGGCCCCGAACTTCCTGCGCCTGTCGAGGAAATCATACCAAGGCGCGATGAATCCACAGAAGCGCTCCTGCGCGATGAATCGACCGTTCAACCTCCAGAAAGCGATAATCTGCCATGA
- the radC gene encoding DNA repair protein RadC, whose product MPQPEDSFDFGQTSASKPPQVSDAGKMAGKGHRERLRERLLKGGAEALADYEVLEYLLFAAIKQGDTKPVAKALIEHFGSLASVLNADPAAMQRVKGVGKTSAAALKCVALASRRMARSEIIQKPLLGSWQALIDYLTTDMAHLTVERVRVLYLDAKNRLIDDHHVGDGSIDEAAIHPREVIRRAMDVGASALILVHNHPSGSPEPSRADVQITQKIAEAGRLLGVTLHDHVIVGREGHVSLRAKGLI is encoded by the coding sequence TTGCCTCAACCTGAAGACAGTTTCGATTTCGGCCAGACCTCCGCTTCAAAGCCCCCGCAAGTTTCCGATGCAGGCAAGATGGCAGGCAAAGGGCACCGCGAAAGGCTTCGAGAAAGGCTCTTGAAAGGCGGTGCGGAAGCGCTCGCAGATTACGAGGTGCTCGAATACCTTCTGTTTGCCGCGATCAAACAGGGTGACACCAAGCCGGTAGCGAAGGCCTTGATCGAGCACTTCGGTTCGCTCGCCAGTGTGCTGAACGCCGATCCGGCCGCGATGCAGCGCGTCAAAGGGGTTGGGAAGACCAGCGCCGCCGCGCTTAAATGCGTCGCCCTCGCCTCACGCCGTATGGCCCGCAGCGAAATCATTCAGAAGCCGCTTTTAGGAAGCTGGCAAGCGCTGATCGACTATCTCACGACCGACATGGCGCACCTCACGGTCGAGCGTGTACGCGTGCTTTATCTCGATGCGAAGAACCGGCTGATCGACGATCATCATGTCGGCGACGGTTCAATCGACGAAGCCGCCATCCACCCGCGCGAAGTGATCCGGCGTGCGATGGATGTGGGCGCGAGCGCGCTGATCCTCGTGCACAATCACCCGTCCGGCAGTCCCGAGCCAAGCCGGGCCGATGTCCAGATCACGCAGAAGATTGCCGAGGCCGGAAGGCTGCTCGGCGTGACCCTGCACGATCATGTCATCGTGGGACGCGAAGGTCATGTAAGCCTGCGCGCGAAAGGGCTGATCTAG
- a CDS encoding bleomycin resistance protein produces the protein MTDYATPNLPARNFGSTAAFYAQLGFDEDYRSESWMIVSRGNATLEFFPYPDLEPYESSFSCCIRLDDLAGMMAQIEASDVPDARQGIPRYHPAGPDPSGLTIAYLIDPDGSLIRLIQND, from the coding sequence ATGACCGATTACGCTACGCCCAACCTTCCGGCGCGCAATTTTGGGTCTACGGCGGCCTTCTATGCGCAGCTCGGATTTGATGAGGATTACCGATCGGAGAGCTGGATGATCGTGTCGCGCGGAAATGCGACGCTGGAATTCTTCCCCTATCCGGACCTTGAGCCCTACGAGAGTTCGTTCAGCTGCTGCATCCGGCTCGATGACCTTGCCGGGATGATGGCGCAGATTGAGGCCAGTGACGTGCCCGATGCGCGACAGGGCATTCCGCGATATCACCCAGCTGGTCCCGATCCGAGCGGTCTGACGATTGCCTATCTCATCGATCCTGACGGTTCGCTCATTCGGTTGATCCAGAACGACTGA
- the pyrF gene encoding orotidine-5'-phosphate decarboxylase → MSNPVYLALDVPQIEPAKALISKVKAHIGGIKLGLEFFCAHGGHGVHEIAHMGLPIFLDLKFHDIPNTVAGAMQAIHVYEPAILTVHASGGRAMMEDAKAAAAEGCKVVGVTMLTSLDERDLRATGTEGTPHDHVMRLAELAHSAGLDGIVCSGQEVGQVRKQWKDGFFVVPGLRPAGSLTGDQKRTVTPRQARDDGASVLVIGRPISRADDPEAAARAIEATL, encoded by the coding sequence ATGAGCAATCCGGTATACCTCGCGCTCGACGTCCCGCAGATCGAGCCAGCAAAGGCGCTCATCTCGAAGGTCAAAGCGCATATCGGCGGGATCAAGCTGGGGCTTGAATTCTTCTGCGCGCATGGCGGGCACGGCGTCCACGAGATCGCGCATATGGGCTTGCCGATCTTCCTCGACCTCAAGTTCCACGACATTCCCAACACCGTTGCGGGCGCGATGCAGGCAATCCACGTCTACGAACCGGCTATCCTCACCGTCCATGCAAGCGGCGGACGCGCGATGATGGAGGATGCCAAGGCGGCGGCAGCAGAAGGCTGCAAGGTCGTCGGCGTCACCATGCTCACCAGCCTCGATGAACGCGACCTTCGCGCAACCGGCACCGAAGGTACGCCGCACGATCACGTGATGCGCTTGGCCGAGCTGGCCCATTCCGCTGGTCTCGATGGAATTGTATGCTCCGGCCAGGAAGTCGGACAGGTGCGCAAGCAATGGAAGGACGGCTTCTTCGTCGTCCCAGGCCTTCGCCCGGCTGGCTCGCTGACCGGCGACCAGAAACGCACTGTCACCCCTCGCCAGGCACGCGATGACGGTGCAAGCGTGCTGGTCATAGGCCGTCCGATCAGCCGCGCCGACGACCCCGAAGCGGCAGCGCGGGCGATTGAGGCAACGCTGTAG